A genome region from Methylorubrum populi includes the following:
- a CDS encoding protein-L-isoaspartate(D-aspartate) O-methyltransferase — protein sequence MPDFAAARARMVETQLIARGLRDAAVLDAMRAVPREAFVAAGLGEDAYGDGPLPIGEGQTISQPAVVALMIEALALQPGDRVLEIGAGCGYAAAVLARTGARVFAIERHPALGQAARERLAALGFASVELRIGDGGDGWPEAAPFDAILVSAAGSTVPEVLKGQLREGGRLVIPVGPLGGQTLLRLTRRGPDRFESQDFGPVSFVPLLRGVGGGGGEMRSDDEGSSQRS from the coding sequence GTGCCGGATTTCGCGGCCGCCCGCGCCCGGATGGTCGAGACGCAGTTGATCGCCCGCGGCCTGCGCGACGCCGCCGTGCTCGACGCGATGCGCGCCGTGCCGCGGGAGGCCTTCGTCGCGGCGGGTCTCGGCGAAGACGCCTACGGCGACGGGCCGCTGCCGATCGGCGAGGGGCAGACGATCTCGCAGCCCGCCGTCGTCGCGCTGATGATCGAGGCGCTGGCCCTTCAGCCCGGCGACCGGGTGCTGGAGATCGGGGCCGGCTGCGGTTACGCGGCGGCCGTGCTGGCGCGGACCGGCGCGCGGGTCTTCGCCATCGAGCGCCATCCCGCGCTGGGGCAGGCGGCCCGGGAGCGCCTCGCCGCCCTCGGCTTCGCATCGGTGGAACTGCGCATCGGCGACGGCGGCGACGGCTGGCCGGAGGCCGCGCCCTTCGACGCGATCCTCGTCTCGGCGGCGGGATCGACGGTGCCGGAGGTGCTGAAGGGTCAGCTTCGCGAGGGCGGCCGCCTCGTCATCCCGGTCGGCCCGCTGGGCGGGCAGACGCTGCTGCGGCTGACCCGGCGCGGGCCGGACCGGTTCGAGAGCCAGGATTTCGGCCCGGTCTCGTTCGTGCCGCTGCTGCGGGGCGTGGGGGGGGGCGGAGGCGAGATGAGGTCCGACGACGAGGGTTCTTCCCAGCGGTCGTAA
- a CDS encoding zeta toxin family protein, protein MATPVCTILGGPNGSGKSSLYRAIDPPGEFVNADIVARRINPVDPEAASLAAGRAVLVRLNELVEAGRDFAYETTLSSNQAVGLMRRAREAGYQVALVFVALDSADLNVERVGDRVRKGGHAIPEPVIRRRYGIALSRLAQAIPLAHESAIFDNSEATTRLLLRIAGNAIEENHLDRGKRLHTRIADAAAQALGLGAGEVLRTGRFD, encoded by the coding sequence GTGGCCACGCCGGTCTGTACGATCCTGGGCGGCCCCAACGGATCCGGGAAGTCGAGCCTCTACCGGGCCATCGATCCGCCGGGCGAGTTCGTCAATGCCGACATCGTTGCCCGACGCATCAACCCGGTCGATCCCGAAGCGGCGTCGCTCGCAGCCGGCAGGGCTGTCCTCGTACGCCTGAACGAACTCGTCGAGGCCGGACGGGACTTCGCCTACGAGACGACCTTGAGCAGCAACCAAGCGGTCGGCCTGATGCGCCGGGCGAGGGAAGCCGGTTATCAGGTGGCTCTCGTCTTCGTTGCCTTGGACTCGGCGGACCTGAACGTGGAGCGCGTCGGCGACCGGGTGCGGAAGGGCGGCCACGCGATTCCCGAGCCGGTCATCCGGCGGCGTTACGGCATCGCGTTGTCGAGGCTGGCGCAGGCGATCCCGCTGGCGCACGAGTCGGCGATCTTCGACAACTCGGAAGCGACGACGCGCTTGCTGCTGCGCATCGCTGGAAACGCGATCGAGGAGAACCACCTCGACCGGGGAAAGCGACTCCACACCCGCATCGCCGATGCTGCTGCGCAGGCTCTCGGCCTCGGAGCGGGCGAAGTTTTGCGCACGGGCCGCTTCGACTGA